One genomic segment of Candidatus Delongbacteria bacterium includes these proteins:
- a CDS encoding GNAT family N-acetyltransferase has protein sequence MNFLQINRLIMIFRKANIDDYSGISRLKEEIHKMHRDAEPYFFKATDNILSLEYYEAELNRGGVFVLENEEELIGYMFIVIRDIVGNPVIKDQKILFINDLCILSNKRNKGYGKFMMDEISNYGKTQKVTSIELEVWKFNESAIDFYKNYGMRESRIKMRMEI, from the coding sequence ATGAATTTTTTACAAATTAACAGGTTAATTATGATTTTTAGAAAAGCAAATATTGATGATTATAGCGGAATTTCTAGGCTAAAAGAAGAGATTCATAAGATGCACAGAGACGCTGAGCCGTATTTTTTTAAGGCAACTGATAATATTCTATCTCTTGAATATTACGAAGCTGAATTGAATCGAGGAGGTGTGTTTGTACTTGAAAATGAGGAAGAGCTAATTGGATACATGTTTATCGTCATTAGAGATATCGTTGGAAATCCTGTAATTAAAGATCAAAAAATTCTGTTTATAAATGATCTATGTATACTTTCAAATAAAAGAAATAAAGGTTATGGAAAATTTATGATGGATGAGATTTCAAATTATGGCAAAACGCAGAAAGTAACATCAATCGAGTTAGAGGTCTGGAAGTTTAATGAAAGTGCTATTGATTTTTATAAAAATTATGGAATGAGAGAATCAAGGATAAAAATGAGAATGGAGATTTGA